The Niallia alba genome includes a window with the following:
- a CDS encoding HesB/YadR/YfhF family protein: MNIHISNAALTWFKDEVGLQAGSHVRFYPMIYGNSPVQENFSLGFSIEAPVDAISSVTVEEIQFYVEETDVWFFNGHDLYVEYNETMDEVEYQYKMPK, from the coding sequence TTGAATATACACATTAGCAATGCTGCGTTAACATGGTTTAAGGATGAAGTTGGTTTACAAGCGGGAAGTCATGTGCGCTTTTATCCGATGATATATGGAAATAGTCCAGTTCAAGAGAACTTTTCATTAGGATTTTCTATAGAGGCTCCAGTTGATGCGATATCTAGTGTCACAGTAGAAGAGATTCAGTTCTATGTTGAAGAAACAGATGTTTGGTTTTTTAATGGCCATGACTTATATGTGGAGTATAACGAAACAATGGATGAAGTAGAATATCAATATAAAATGCCGAAATAA
- a CDS encoding alpha-galactosidase, translating to MPIFLEKDGKTLHLQNEILSYVISIEKEKYVTHRYWGRRLESFNGSTQLQMIDRGFATNPIPDERVFSLNALPLETSTQQSGDHRISNYTIRSHTNHTRTDFSYKKFEIQTGKKRIEGLPTLEGKDSEVTTLTITLYDDIQKLEMKLFYHLYEQLPVITRHVTFLNYGNQEVFLDNAGSLQVDIASTTFDLLTLYGSHTNEANISRRRLHNGIQKIESTRGVSSPQHQPFLALLNPNTDEFSGEARAFHLIYSGNFQAQVEVEQYGSSRVQLGINAEGFSWKLSPGGKFETPEAVMVYSNQGLNHMSNTFHKLYQEHLCPKPFRNRERPILLNTWEANYFDISEEKCEKLAELASQVGMEMFVLDDGWFGNRMDDTSSLGDWKENKEKLPNGIAGLAEMVRNKGMKFGLWFEPEMISRNSELFKANSDWVIHSPAYSPLEGRRQLVLDLSNREVQDFLINVLTEHLETGKIDYIKWDMNRHLTDIGSAAFPKDQQGEISHRYILGLYRILEKLVKQFPNVLFENCSSGGGRFDPGMMYYMAQNWTSDNTDALCRTKIQYGYSLLYPPIMMAAHVSPVPNHQVGRITSLETRGLVAMSANFGYELNLMDVSKEELTEIENQISFYKQHRKLFQFGEFYRLKSPGEYFETAWMFKNEEEAIVIYFNGVARPAVPVNYLPVNYLDDYATYKEMDTGRMYSGSELNYAGVTIPRVKEDYKTLIYHFIKVNR from the coding sequence TTGCCTATTTTTCTTGAAAAAGATGGAAAAACACTCCATCTACAAAACGAAATATTGAGTTATGTGATTTCAATAGAAAAAGAAAAATACGTCACCCATCGTTATTGGGGTAGAAGATTAGAAAGTTTTAATGGCAGCACCCAGCTTCAAATGATTGATCGTGGTTTTGCAACTAATCCAATTCCTGATGAGAGAGTGTTTAGCTTAAATGCACTACCTCTGGAAACAAGTACGCAACAAAGCGGTGATCACCGAATCTCGAATTATACAATACGTTCTCATACGAATCATACACGAACAGATTTTTCTTATAAGAAATTCGAAATTCAAACTGGGAAAAAGCGCATAGAGGGGTTACCCACATTAGAAGGCAAAGATTCAGAAGTTACTACACTGACTATTACCCTTTATGATGATATTCAGAAGTTGGAAATGAAGCTTTTCTATCATCTTTATGAACAACTACCTGTAATAACACGACATGTAACATTCTTAAATTACGGTAATCAAGAAGTATTCCTTGACAATGCAGGAAGTCTTCAAGTAGATATCGCGTCAACTACTTTTGATTTGTTAACTCTTTACGGGTCCCATACGAATGAGGCAAACATTAGCAGAAGGAGATTGCATAATGGTATTCAAAAAATAGAAAGTACTCGTGGTGTAAGTAGTCCACAACATCAACCATTTTTAGCACTTTTAAACCCAAATACAGATGAATTTAGTGGAGAAGCACGTGCATTTCATCTCATTTATAGTGGGAATTTTCAAGCACAAGTAGAAGTAGAACAATATGGTTCATCACGAGTACAGCTCGGCATAAATGCAGAAGGATTTTCATGGAAGCTTTCACCTGGAGGTAAATTTGAAACACCAGAAGCTGTGATGGTTTATTCTAATCAGGGATTAAATCATATGAGCAACACTTTTCATAAACTCTATCAAGAACATCTATGTCCAAAGCCCTTTCGAAATCGCGAACGACCGATTCTATTAAATACGTGGGAAGCTAATTACTTTGATATATCAGAAGAAAAATGTGAAAAATTAGCTGAATTAGCATCACAGGTCGGCATGGAAATGTTTGTTTTAGATGATGGGTGGTTCGGCAACAGAATGGATGATACTTCCTCGCTTGGAGATTGGAAGGAGAATAAGGAAAAGTTACCGAACGGAATAGCTGGCTTAGCTGAGATGGTGAGAAATAAAGGAATGAAATTTGGTTTATGGTTTGAACCAGAAATGATTTCAAGAAATAGCGAACTATTTAAAGCAAACTCTGATTGGGTTATACATAGCCCTGCATATTCACCTTTAGAAGGAAGAAGACAGCTAGTCCTAGATTTATCAAATCGTGAAGTGCAAGACTTTTTAATAAATGTATTAACAGAACATTTAGAAACAGGCAAAATTGATTATATTAAATGGGATATGAACCGTCATTTAACCGATATTGGGAGTGCAGCCTTCCCTAAAGATCAACAAGGAGAGATAAGTCATCGATATATACTTGGCTTATATCGAATTCTCGAGAAGCTAGTGAAACAATTTCCCAATGTACTATTTGAAAATTGTTCAAGTGGAGGGGGAAGATTTGATCCTGGAATGATGTATTACATGGCCCAAAATTGGACGAGCGATAATACAGATGCCTTATGTAGGACAAAAATCCAATATGGATACAGTTTGCTTTATCCTCCCATTATGATGGCCGCACATGTTTCACCTGTACCGAATCATCAAGTAGGAAGGATAACCTCTCTTGAAACTAGAGGTTTAGTAGCAATGAGTGCCAATTTTGGTTATGAACTTAACTTAATGGATGTATCAAAAGAGGAACTCACAGAAATAGAAAACCAAATATCCTTTTATAAACAGCATAGAAAACTATTTCAATTTGGGGAATTTTATCGATTAAAGTCCCCAGGAGAATATTTTGAAACGGCTTGGATGTTTAAAAATGAGGAAGAAGCAATAGTCATTTATTTTAACGGAGTAGCTCGTCCTGCTGTACCAGTAAACTATTTACCTGTTAATTATCTAGATGATTATGCAACATATAAGGAAATGGACACTGGTAGAATGTATTCTGGTAGTGAACTTAATTATGCTGGTGTAACTATTCCTCGAGTGAAAGAAGATTATAAAACCTTAATTTATCATTTTATCAAAGTTAATAGGTAA
- a CDS encoding SDR family oxidoreductase codes for MKILVTGFTGKVGLQVANYLKDIDIPILCGVRNVERARAKFGDIYEYVSLDFSDPTTFDGALENIDRIFLMYPPGENLPFATFLEKAKDKEIKHITYLSLKDVQFMPFIHHYKMEKLIKSYNIPYTFVRAGYFMQNLNDFLCKEIKERQRIFVPAGKGKTSFIDTRDLAEISALTLVNEGKHKNQIYAVTGNEALDFFDVASIMTEVLGVKIQYTNPSVKEFREYMKKIGEDEGFVNVVVGVHMPTKLGLAKGIKHDYEKVTGKTPTNIRKYIEDFKESWI; via the coding sequence ATGAAGATTTTAGTAACAGGTTTTACGGGAAAAGTTGGATTACAGGTTGCTAACTATTTAAAAGACATAGATATACCAATATTATGTGGGGTTCGAAATGTTGAAAGAGCTAGAGCTAAGTTTGGTGATATATATGAATACGTTAGTCTTGATTTTTCAGATCCAACTACATTTGATGGGGCTCTTGAAAATATTGACCGCATTTTTTTAATGTACCCACCTGGTGAAAACCTTCCATTCGCTACTTTTTTAGAAAAGGCAAAGGATAAAGAGATTAAACACATTACCTATTTATCGTTAAAAGACGTCCAATTCATGCCATTTATCCACCATTACAAAATGGAAAAGCTAATAAAAAGCTATAACATACCTTATACATTTGTTCGCGCCGGATATTTTATGCAAAATTTAAATGATTTTCTTTGTAAGGAAATTAAAGAAAGACAACGTATCTTTGTTCCAGCAGGTAAAGGGAAAACAAGCTTTATTGATACTAGAGATCTTGCTGAAATCTCTGCTTTAACGCTAGTTAATGAAGGAAAGCATAAAAACCAAATTTATGCCGTAACAGGGAATGAAGCTCTCGACTTTTTTGATGTTGCAAGTATAATGACCGAAGTGCTTGGAGTAAAAATTCAATATACAAACCCATCAGTCAAAGAATTTAGGGAATATATGAAGAAAATAGGTGAAGATGAAGGATTTGTAAATGTTGTCGTTGGTGTTCATATGCCGACAAAACTTGGCCTTGCAAAAGGAATTAAGCATGATTATGAAAAAGTAACAGGCAAAACGCCTACAAATATTAGAAAATATATAGAGGATTTTAAAGAGAGTTGGATCTAA
- a CDS encoding threonine synthase has protein sequence MSYSYVSHLECPKCQAVLEVTEVQQLCACGSPLLVRYDLEKVKEHVSKESIGRRPTSLWRYHELLPVSAKENIVTLGEGWTPLEKMPQLGKHYQLSNLYIKDEGIIPTGSFKTRGASVGISKAKELGVKQLAMPTNGNAGAAWALYAAKANIKATIVMPVDAPAITRKEVFISGGDLHLVDGLISDAGKIVGKLVADKGVYDASTLKEPYRIEGKKTMGYEIVEQFGWNVPDVILYPTGGGVGIIGIYKALKEMQELGWISDNKLPRLVAVQAEGCSPIVEAWKNGETESAFFENSETCAFGINVPKALGDFLVLESLYHTNGCAIAVSETELLTAQKLVAELEGNFICPEGAATFAAAEKLRKEGWIKEEEVVVCLNTGAGIKYPETVELANIPTLQPGEFIER, from the coding sequence ATGTCTTATAGCTATGTTTCACATTTAGAATGTCCAAAATGCCAGGCTGTGTTAGAGGTGACAGAGGTTCAGCAGCTTTGCGCCTGTGGCTCTCCTTTGTTAGTTCGTTATGATTTAGAGAAAGTAAAGGAGCATGTTTCGAAGGAAAGCATCGGAAGACGACCAACTAGTTTGTGGCGCTATCATGAACTTTTACCAGTTAGTGCAAAAGAGAATATAGTTACATTAGGAGAAGGATGGACGCCGTTAGAAAAAATGCCCCAATTAGGAAAGCATTATCAGCTATCTAATTTATACATAAAGGATGAAGGGATTATTCCAACTGGTTCTTTTAAAACAAGAGGGGCAAGTGTAGGAATTTCCAAAGCGAAAGAGCTCGGGGTTAAACAACTTGCCATGCCGACAAATGGAAATGCTGGCGCTGCATGGGCCCTTTATGCAGCAAAGGCAAACATTAAAGCAACCATTGTTATGCCTGTAGACGCACCTGCAATAACTAGAAAAGAAGTGTTTATTTCTGGAGGAGATTTGCATTTAGTCGATGGACTTATTAGTGATGCTGGCAAAATCGTCGGCAAATTAGTCGCAGATAAAGGGGTATATGATGCTTCTACCTTGAAAGAGCCTTACCGTATCGAAGGAAAGAAAACAATGGGTTATGAGATTGTAGAACAATTTGGTTGGAATGTACCTGATGTTATTTTATATCCAACTGGTGGAGGTGTCGGTATTATTGGCATTTACAAAGCTTTAAAAGAAATGCAAGAGCTCGGCTGGATTTCAGATAATAAACTTCCTAGACTTGTAGCTGTTCAAGCGGAAGGGTGTTCCCCTATTGTGGAAGCTTGGAAAAATGGCGAGACAGAATCTGCTTTTTTTGAAAACTCAGAGACCTGTGCTTTTGGAATAAATGTACCAAAAGCTTTAGGAGATTTCCTTGTGCTAGAAAGCTTATATCATACAAATGGCTGCGCGATTGCTGTTTCAGAAACCGAATTACTTACTGCACAAAAACTAGTTGCTGAGCTTGAAGGTAATTTTATCTGTCCAGAAGGTGCGGCAACCTTTGCCGCTGCTGAAAAGTTAAGAAAAGAAGGGTGGATAAAGGAAGAGGAAGTCGTCGTTTGTTTAAATACTGGTGCAGGAATAAAATATCCAGAAACGGTAGAACTAGCAAATATCCCGACTTTACAGCCAGGAGAGTTTATTGAAAGATAA
- a CDS encoding MarR family winged helix-turn-helix transcriptional regulator: MNIFENLLTSLKRASEVSVSIMKPRDEGVITHNLMIFLFMIQNKGEIRTREISEHFGVTSGAATGIADKLENLGLIERNRSKIDRRVVTLVLSEKGKKLVQSKKREHVELYQYILHDFSEEELLNTIRMLNKISDRIDSYNNRGDI, from the coding sequence ATGAACATCTTTGAAAATTTATTAACTTCATTAAAAAGAGCAAGTGAAGTAAGTGTTTCAATTATGAAGCCTAGAGATGAAGGAGTGATTACCCATAACTTAATGATATTTCTTTTTATGATTCAAAATAAAGGTGAAATTAGAACAAGGGAAATATCAGAGCATTTTGGTGTGACATCAGGTGCTGCAACTGGCATTGCTGATAAGCTTGAAAACTTAGGATTAATTGAAAGGAACCGAAGTAAAATAGACCGAAGAGTTGTCACTTTAGTTTTATCTGAAAAAGGAAAAAAACTTGTACAAAGCAAAAAAAGAGAGCATGTTGAGTTGTATCAATACATTTTGCATGATTTTTCTGAAGAAGAGCTATTAAACACAATACGCATGTTAAATAAGATCTCAGATAGAATAGATAGTTATAACAACAGGGGAGATATATGA
- a CDS encoding sucrose-specific PTS transporter subunit IIBC — MKHREVAERIAKALGENNLIAATHCATRLRLVVKDTKQIDQISLDEDPDLKGTFKANGQYQIIVGPGDVNVVYKELITITGVGEATKEELKEVTEKKETNPVMKLVKLLSDIFVPLIPALVAGGLLMALNNVLTGQGLFGPQSIVEMIPGIQGFADIVNLMASAPFAFLPILIGFSATKRFGGNPYLGAAAGMMLVMPNLVNGYGVAEALATGQMPYWDVFGLQIAQAGYQGQVLPVIGVAWILATLEKFFHKHLNNAIDFTFTPLLSVIITGFVTFAFVGPLLRGVSNQLTDGLLWLIDTLGGVGYGLFGLGYSAVVLTGLHQSFPAIETQLLADIAKTGGSFLFPIASAANVAQGAACLAIFFISKNQKQKGLASSASFSAMLGITEPAMFGINLKLKFPFFIALVAAGIGAAFMGFTGVRNVSLGPAGLIGFIAIAPKSIPMFMVGILISFILAFVATMIYGRNKLKVSSINTGSTSTTERSTTPVTNIATNEEIAAPVEGKAIDLATVNDPVFASGAMGKGIAIIPRIGKIYAPAEGILTVTNDSKHAYGIQTEKGAEILLHIGIDTVKLAGEGFKTYVKQGQKLKKGDLLGEFDIEKIHEAGFDSTVMIIVTNSKAYEEVKSMVDAELTVGEKAITLIPSVNK, encoded by the coding sequence ATGAAACACAGAGAAGTGGCAGAACGGATAGCAAAAGCTTTAGGGGAAAACAACTTAATTGCTGCTACACACTGCGCAACAAGACTACGCTTAGTTGTTAAAGATACGAAGCAGATCGATCAAATCTCTTTGGATGAGGATCCTGATTTAAAGGGAACTTTTAAAGCAAATGGCCAATACCAAATCATCGTCGGTCCTGGTGATGTAAATGTTGTTTATAAAGAATTAATTACTATCACAGGTGTTGGCGAAGCTACAAAAGAAGAGTTGAAAGAGGTTACGGAGAAAAAAGAAACCAATCCTGTAATGAAACTAGTAAAGCTATTATCTGATATCTTCGTACCGCTAATACCTGCTTTAGTAGCTGGTGGTTTATTGATGGCTTTAAATAATGTTTTAACTGGACAAGGTTTGTTTGGTCCACAATCGATTGTAGAGATGATACCAGGTATACAAGGTTTTGCAGATATTGTTAACTTAATGGCTTCAGCTCCCTTTGCCTTCTTGCCTATTTTAATTGGTTTTTCCGCAACAAAACGTTTTGGAGGAAATCCTTACCTTGGTGCAGCAGCAGGTATGATGCTTGTTATGCCTAATTTAGTAAATGGTTATGGCGTAGCAGAGGCATTAGCTACGGGACAGATGCCATATTGGGATGTCTTTGGCTTGCAAATTGCTCAAGCGGGTTATCAAGGTCAAGTATTGCCGGTAATTGGAGTTGCTTGGATTTTGGCAACACTTGAAAAGTTCTTCCATAAACATTTAAACAATGCAATCGATTTTACTTTTACACCATTATTATCCGTGATTATTACAGGATTTGTTACATTCGCATTTGTTGGACCTTTATTACGTGGTGTTTCAAATCAATTAACAGATGGGTTGCTCTGGTTAATCGATACGCTTGGTGGAGTAGGGTATGGATTATTTGGTTTGGGTTATTCTGCAGTTGTATTAACAGGCTTGCATCAATCCTTCCCAGCAATTGAGACACAACTACTTGCAGATATTGCCAAAACAGGCGGAAGTTTTCTTTTTCCGATAGCTTCTGCTGCTAACGTAGCACAAGGAGCGGCATGTTTAGCTATTTTCTTTATATCAAAAAATCAAAAACAAAAAGGGCTAGCATCATCAGCATCTTTTTCAGCTATGTTAGGTATAACTGAACCCGCGATGTTTGGGATTAACTTAAAATTGAAATTCCCATTTTTTATTGCTTTGGTTGCAGCTGGTATAGGAGCAGCATTCATGGGCTTTACAGGAGTACGTAATGTATCTTTAGGTCCTGCAGGATTAATTGGTTTCATTGCAATAGCTCCAAAATCAATTCCAATGTTTATGGTTGGAATATTAATTAGTTTTATACTCGCATTCGTAGCAACAATGATTTATGGGCGAAATAAATTAAAAGTTTCATCTATTAATACTGGAAGTACCAGTACAACAGAAAGAAGCACTACTCCTGTTACTAATATAGCAACAAACGAAGAAATCGCTGCTCCGGTTGAGGGGAAGGCTATTGATTTAGCTACTGTAAATGATCCAGTTTTCGCTTCAGGCGCAATGGGAAAAGGAATTGCTATTATCCCTCGAATCGGCAAAATATATGCCCCAGCTGAAGGTATTCTAACTGTTACAAACGATTCCAAACATGCTTATGGCATTCAAACGGAAAAGGGAGCAGAGATTCTTTTGCATATCGGGATAGACACAGTAAAATTAGCAGGGGAAGGGTTCAAAACCTATGTTAAGCAAGGTCAGAAGTTAAAGAAAGGGGACTTGCTTGGCGAATTTGATATCGAGAAGATTCACGAAGCCGGTTTTGATTCTACTGTGATGATAATTGTCACGAATTCCAAAGCTTATGAAGAGGTTAAAAGCATGGTCGATGCAGAACTGACTGTTGGAGAAAAAGCAATCACGTTAATCCCATCAGTAAACAAATAA
- a CDS encoding DUF975 family protein: protein MKISEIKYDARQSLKGEWGKVVGLTFLYLVLSAGINLSIEIYASGGFINWLNQEYTPPLASILTAIISVILIPLSIAIVWFYLDLVREKNAEISQVFTIYTDVKVMLKVIGASIMVGIFTFLWSLLLIIPGIIKGLAYSQTFMLLKDHPEYSIFEAITESRRRMHGYKWKYFLLNLSFIGWGILCLISLGIGFLWLTPYVYASNATFYQNLIADTDEKEIL from the coding sequence TTGAAGATTTCAGAAATTAAGTATGATGCAAGACAATCATTGAAAGGAGAATGGGGAAAGGTAGTAGGACTTACTTTCTTATATCTTGTTTTAAGTGCTGGTATAAATCTCTCGATTGAAATATATGCTAGTGGCGGATTCATAAACTGGTTAAATCAAGAATACACACCACCACTTGCATCGATATTAACTGCCATTATTAGTGTTATATTAATACCTTTATCTATAGCAATAGTATGGTTTTATCTAGATCTTGTTAGAGAAAAAAATGCGGAGATTTCACAAGTTTTCACTATTTATACAGACGTAAAGGTAATGTTAAAAGTGATAGGTGCGTCTATCATGGTAGGTATTTTTACTTTTTTATGGTCCTTATTATTAATAATTCCTGGAATTATTAAAGGTCTAGCATATTCACAAACTTTTATGTTATTAAAAGATCATCCAGAATATTCGATTTTCGAAGCAATTACAGAAAGCAGAAGAAGAATGCATGGATACAAGTGGAAATATTTCTTATTAAATTTAAGCTTTATTGGTTGGGGCATTTTATGTCTAATTTCATTAGGGATAGGTTTTTTATGGTTAACTCCATATGTTTATGCATCTAATGCAACTTTTTATCAGAATTTAATTGCTGATACCGATGAAAAAGAAATACTTTAA
- a CDS encoding DeoR/GlpR family DNA-binding transcription regulator: MLAEERRQRILEIIARDGKVIAKDLAAKFEMSLDSIRRDLSIMEEQGLLQKTYGGAILPEPTPKVRTMSQPDAIRYGAGAPHENAISKLAASCIKKNDTVFIGGAGIHYGMMKYLPTDFPYTIITNSLKIAEHIRTRENISSYLIGGKLRGVSSGSMIDCLAMEMMRKFSLDICFLTGGGINVKGISTSTPEAAAFAQTVSSVAKKVVCLAPHEKIGIEMFMQSVPIEDIDIFITDLGAQEKTIQEIKEKRLKVIFADLH, translated from the coding sequence ATGTTAGCGGAGGAAAGAAGACAAAGAATTTTAGAAATTATAGCAAGAGATGGCAAAGTAATCGCCAAAGATTTAGCAGCTAAATTTGAAATGTCCCTTGATTCGATAAGAAGAGACTTATCCATTATGGAAGAACAAGGATTACTGCAAAAAACATATGGTGGTGCCATTCTTCCTGAACCAACACCTAAAGTGCGGACAATGTCGCAACCAGATGCAATTAGATACGGAGCAGGTGCTCCACATGAAAATGCTATATCTAAATTAGCAGCTTCCTGCATTAAAAAAAATGATACTGTTTTTATTGGAGGAGCAGGTATTCATTATGGAATGATGAAATATTTGCCAACTGATTTCCCTTATACAATCATTACCAATTCTCTAAAAATTGCCGAACATATTAGAACACGAGAGAATATTAGTTCCTATTTAATCGGTGGAAAGCTAAGGGGTGTTTCATCTGGTAGTATGATAGATTGTCTGGCTATGGAAATGATGCGTAAATTTTCTTTGGATATTTGTTTTTTAACAGGAGGAGGAATTAACGTAAAAGGTATTAGTACTTCTACTCCTGAAGCTGCAGCATTTGCACAGACAGTTTCCAGTGTTGCCAAAAAAGTGGTATGCTTAGCACCACATGAAAAGATAGGAATTGAAATGTTTATGCAATCCGTACCAATAGAGGATATTGATATCTTCATTACAGATTTAGGCGCTCAGGAAAAAACAATCCAGGAGATAAAAGAGAAGAGACTGAAAGTAATCTTTGCTGATTTACATTAG
- the murA gene encoding UDP-N-acetylglucosamine 1-carboxyvinyltransferase, with the protein MRWMKIEGPSKLEGSLTVPGSKNSSLAILAAACLASEPVTLKNIPNIADFRVLREIGEEIGCVMNRDILGDVHIDPTNINNPIIEPEKSGKFRTAYYFIGALLAKFGKVSLGYPGGDDFVSRPIDQHIKAFEKMGATFTFHKDYYIVEATRLNGATIYFDTITSGATVNSTLAAVLAEGETILLNAARDPEVTDTALFLNQMGAKITGAGTDTIKIKGVKQLNGCSYSVIPDRLIAGAFLISSGITGGTITVEDIIPEHLTSCLTKLKEIGVGIEIKENNITSFLDGRINATRVRTAMFPGFPTDLQQPLTVLLTQANGRSVLRETVYPNRFNHVYQLNKMGASIEVANGVAHIKGKSSLQGALVNASDVRAGICLMLAGVIAEGTTTITGIEHIERGYDEAVTAFNSLGANISLHQSDEITDDLMIAEVKKIN; encoded by the coding sequence ATGAGATGGATGAAGATAGAAGGACCTTCAAAGCTAGAAGGATCCCTAACAGTACCAGGATCGAAAAATAGTTCACTAGCGATTCTTGCTGCAGCATGCTTAGCTAGTGAGCCAGTAACGTTAAAGAATATCCCAAATATTGCAGATTTTCGTGTATTGCGTGAAATTGGGGAAGAAATTGGATGTGTCATGAATCGAGATATTCTAGGAGATGTTCATATTGACCCAACTAATATAAATAACCCCATTATTGAACCAGAAAAGTCTGGTAAATTTAGAACAGCCTATTATTTTATTGGTGCATTACTTGCTAAATTTGGGAAAGTGTCCCTTGGCTATCCAGGTGGAGATGATTTTGTAAGCAGACCAATTGATCAACATATAAAAGCATTCGAGAAAATGGGAGCTACCTTTACTTTCCATAAAGATTATTATATTGTAGAGGCTACTCGATTAAATGGCGCAACCATTTATTTTGATACAATAACTTCAGGCGCAACCGTTAATAGTACGCTAGCAGCAGTACTAGCTGAAGGAGAAACGATCTTATTAAATGCGGCAAGAGATCCAGAAGTAACGGATACAGCATTATTTTTAAATCAAATGGGTGCAAAAATTACAGGCGCTGGTACGGATACAATTAAAATTAAAGGTGTTAAACAATTAAATGGCTGTAGCTACAGTGTTATTCCCGATCGACTTATTGCAGGAGCTTTTCTCATATCTTCTGGGATTACAGGAGGCACTATTACAGTAGAAGATATCATTCCTGAGCATCTTACATCCTGTCTTACAAAATTAAAAGAAATTGGTGTAGGCATTGAAATAAAGGAAAATAATATTACGTCCTTTTTGGACGGAAGAATTAATGCGACAAGAGTAAGAACTGCTATGTTTCCAGGATTTCCTACAGACTTACAGCAGCCTTTAACCGTATTACTAACACAAGCGAATGGAAGAAGTGTACTGCGGGAAACCGTTTATCCAAACCGATTTAATCATGTATATCAGTTGAATAAAATGGGTGCTAGTATAGAGGTAGCAAATGGAGTAGCGCATATAAAAGGGAAGTCTTCGTTACAAGGCGCATTAGTTAATGCTTCGGATGTTCGTGCAGGAATATGTCTTATGCTTGCAGGAGTAATTGCGGAAGGAACGACAACGATTACAGGAATCGAACATATTGAACGTGGCTACGATGAAGCAGTTACAGCATTTAATAGCCTAGGTGCAAATATTTCATTACATCAGTCTGATGAAATAACCGATGATCTAATGATTGCAGAAGTAAAAAAAATTAATTAG